Proteins from one Ketobacter alkanivorans genomic window:
- the hypF gene encoding carbamoyltransferase HypF: MMQQVPLSDGKALNTVTICVKGVVQGVGFRPWVVGLAESMGVSGRVYNHQGAVIIECRGDTSSLSDLIEHIQNRPPARAHVTSVDVREGLDLAISSGFSIDQSITKKCVSLPEGLLPITLDFAPCDLCLRELLDPDDRRYRYPFISCADCGPRYSIMQSAPFDRERTSMSRFVLCHACAEEYGDPRDRRFHAQTISCHQCGPKLRYINGRGTRIDGDPIGLANAALKRGEIVALKGVGGFQLVVDASNGSALDRLRKRKNRPHKPFALMVRNVELAKQIGQLSREDLNALTSVTAPIVLIRARDSGKMLPDAIAPGLRRIGVMLPSSTLHCLLLGEWETPLVVTSGNVSGAPLCVDNNAALVELASIADGFLLYDRDIEHRLDDSVVQCVNGDVVPLRLGRGYAPGYFSLPPGFEKAPSVLAMGADLKNSVCLLDKSGVVLSPYNGDFSDARVIESGSTRADELLNHYDHHPSVVTVDAHPNYFSTAEGFKRGEVLGVEVWPVQHHHAHLAACLADNGWPRSGGAVLGVVLDGMGYGPPNDSTDYNAVWGGELLLGGYEQCRRVTRFKPVPLPGGDMAAKQPWRNALAHLHAAIGWTNVQADYGRVSAIQRLSLFPVDAVLSMMEAKINSPLSSSCGRLFDAVAFLLGAGSDEQMSYEGQGAMYVQSLAEGYIGDELSGYSFDIDNHSDLREVVFTNFWQELLCDLRASIKPEIMAHKFHLGLVEVLEQSVRQAGDEYDFNAVVLSGGVFQNVLITHELIRRLDKGGYNVLTHKNVPPNDSGIAFGQAMIAAARWIGMKESA; the protein is encoded by the coding sequence ATGATGCAACAAGTACCGTTGTCTGACGGCAAAGCCCTTAATACTGTTACCATTTGCGTGAAAGGAGTGGTGCAGGGCGTGGGTTTTCGCCCTTGGGTTGTGGGTCTTGCTGAAAGTATGGGTGTTTCTGGCCGTGTGTATAACCATCAAGGTGCAGTGATAATCGAGTGTCGTGGTGATACTTCATCACTTAGTGATCTAATTGAACATATACAGAATCGTCCTCCTGCCAGAGCGCATGTGACGTCTGTGGATGTACGGGAAGGGCTTGATTTAGCTATTTCTAGCGGCTTTTCTATCGATCAAAGCATTACGAAGAAATGTGTGTCACTGCCTGAGGGGTTGCTGCCCATCACGTTGGATTTTGCCCCTTGCGATCTGTGTTTGCGTGAGTTGCTTGACCCGGATGATCGGCGTTATCGCTATCCGTTTATAAGCTGCGCTGATTGTGGCCCGCGTTACAGCATCATGCAAAGCGCGCCATTCGATCGTGAACGCACCAGTATGTCTCGGTTTGTTCTTTGTCATGCCTGTGCGGAAGAATATGGTGATCCACGTGATCGGCGATTCCACGCGCAAACGATTTCATGTCACCAGTGTGGGCCAAAATTACGGTATATAAATGGTCGTGGTACAAGGATAGACGGCGATCCTATTGGGTTGGCAAATGCAGCATTAAAGCGAGGCGAGATCGTCGCGCTGAAAGGTGTTGGTGGGTTTCAGTTGGTTGTGGATGCTAGTAATGGTTCTGCGCTGGATCGGTTGAGGAAGCGTAAGAATAGGCCGCACAAGCCCTTTGCGCTAATGGTGCGTAACGTTGAATTAGCGAAACAGATAGGGCAACTCTCACGCGAGGATTTAAATGCTCTAACCTCAGTGACGGCGCCGATTGTACTGATAAGAGCACGTGATAGCGGTAAGATGTTGCCTGATGCTATAGCGCCTGGGCTAAGGCGAATCGGAGTCATGCTTCCCAGTTCTACCTTGCATTGCCTGTTGCTTGGGGAGTGGGAGACGCCATTGGTTGTGACCTCAGGAAATGTCAGCGGCGCTCCCTTATGTGTTGACAACAATGCAGCACTTGTAGAGCTGGCATCGATTGCAGATGGCTTCCTGCTTTATGATCGTGATATTGAGCACCGCCTGGATGACAGCGTGGTTCAATGTGTCAACGGTGATGTTGTGCCGTTGCGTTTGGGGCGAGGATACGCCCCCGGGTATTTTTCTCTACCGCCAGGTTTTGAGAAGGCGCCGTCGGTGTTGGCGATGGGGGCCGATCTTAAGAATTCTGTATGCCTGTTGGATAAGTCAGGCGTAGTACTGTCACCTTATAATGGTGACTTTTCCGATGCGCGAGTAATTGAGTCTGGAAGCACACGCGCGGATGAATTGTTGAACCACTATGATCACCATCCCTCTGTTGTTACGGTTGATGCCCACCCCAACTATTTCTCAACGGCTGAAGGGTTCAAGCGAGGGGAAGTATTAGGTGTGGAGGTATGGCCGGTTCAGCATCATCATGCCCACCTTGCTGCTTGCCTTGCCGACAATGGTTGGCCAAGAAGTGGTGGAGCTGTTTTAGGGGTGGTGTTAGATGGTATGGGGTATGGTCCACCTAATGATTCTACCGACTACAATGCTGTTTGGGGCGGGGAGCTACTGCTGGGAGGGTATGAGCAATGCCGACGGGTAACCCGCTTTAAGCCAGTGCCACTGCCTGGAGGTGATATGGCAGCAAAGCAACCGTGGCGAAACGCACTTGCACACCTTCATGCTGCAATTGGCTGGACTAATGTTCAGGCGGATTACGGCAGAGTTTCAGCCATTCAACGGTTGTCCCTGTTTCCGGTTGACGCTGTATTATCAATGATGGAGGCCAAGATTAACTCTCCGTTGAGCTCTTCATGCGGTCGTTTGTTTGATGCGGTGGCCTTTCTGTTGGGTGCAGGTTCAGATGAACAGATGAGTTATGAAGGGCAAGGTGCCATGTATGTTCAAAGCCTCGCCGAAGGATATATAGGTGATGAGTTGAGCGGATACTCGTTTGATATAGACAATCACTCGGATCTTAGAGAGGTTGTGTTTACCAATTTTTGGCAGGAATTATTGTGCGATTTGCGAGCGAGTATTAAGCCAGAGATTATGGCCCATAAATTTCACCTTGGTCTGGTGGAAGTGCTTG